Proteins from a single region of Phycisphaerae bacterium:
- a CDS encoding DUF3800 domain-containing protein, whose amino-acid sequence MAVLHAFCDESRDFTCEYMVYGGTRLSDVDLVLFLDRMREWREENNMTAELKWKKVSACKLPQYKSLVDLFFELASSHKIYFKSLVVNTSEIDFNTYHEGDRELGFYKLYYQLLLHKFVKFVQPGTGLIVHLDQRPRAPSYEEFKTILNRGALARFGMYNPVRNVEAIRSHDSDCIQIADVLMGAIGWEWNSLGARPDARPAKKELAAYIARKAGLLSLRQATPYRMRIFDIWKMKFY is encoded by the coding sequence ATGGCTGTTCTACACGCATTCTGCGACGAGAGTAGAGACTTCACTTGTGAGTACATGGTCTACGGAGGAACTAGGCTGTCGGATGTCGATCTCGTTTTGTTTTTGGATCGGATGCGTGAGTGGCGAGAAGAAAACAACATGACCGCCGAGTTGAAGTGGAAAAAAGTATCTGCCTGCAAGTTGCCGCAATACAAATCTCTGGTTGACTTGTTTTTTGAGCTTGCCAGCAGCCACAAAATATACTTCAAGTCGCTTGTCGTTAACACTAGCGAAATCGACTTTAACACCTATCACGAGGGGGATAGGGAGTTAGGATTCTACAAGCTCTATTATCAGCTCCTGCTGCACAAGTTCGTCAAATTCGTTCAACCAGGTACGGGGCTTATTGTTCACCTAGACCAGCGACCGCGCGCCCCGTCCTACGAAGAATTCAAAACGATTCTCAACCGTGGTGCTCTTGCAAGGTTTGGAATGTACAATCCGGTTAGAAATGTTGAGGCGATCCGGTCTCACGATTCGGATTGCATTCAAATCGCCGATGTGCTTATGGGGGCAATTGGCTGGGAGTGGAATTCCTTAGGCGCTCGTCCTGACGCGCGGCCAGCGAAAAAAGAATTGGCTGCCTATATAGCAAGGAAGGCTGGTTTGCTTTCACTAAGACAAGCAACTCCCTACAGGATGAGAATATTCGATATCTGGAAAATGAAATTCTATTGA
- a CDS encoding DUF1580 domain-containing protein has translation MPIDITNETLLSLTEATKVLPPVNGKRPAIATLWRWCRKGLGGVQLEYVRVGRNIATSREALNRFVNALAAADVPPEQPQLERVRETLAPAPRARQRMLDDADRILERARI, from the coding sequence ATGCCAATCGACATCACAAACGAAACGCTCCTTAGCCTGACCGAGGCGACGAAGGTCCTCCCGCCCGTCAACGGCAAGCGGCCGGCTATCGCCACGCTTTGGCGGTGGTGCCGTAAGGGCCTGGGCGGGGTGCAGCTCGAATACGTCCGCGTCGGCCGCAACATCGCCACGAGCCGAGAAGCGTTAAACCGATTCGTCAATGCCTTGGCGGCCGCAGACGTACCCCCGGAACAACCGCAGCTTGAACGAGTTCGAGAGACCCTGGCGCCGGCACCGCGCGCCCGGCAGCGAATGCTCGACGATGCAGATCGCATCCTTGAGCGGGCACGCATCTGA